Genomic segment of Danio aesculapii chromosome 25, fDanAes4.1, whole genome shotgun sequence:
TAAGGTAATACGTCATACTGCCTGTAATAAATACATTCCCTGACTACCTAACAAGGTAGAGAAAAGATTTGCAAacacatgtttttacatttttatgccacacaaaagtgttcttggagcttctgatgattacagttgaaccactgaggtTACATGTAATGTTTCgacaatatttttgatatttcCTTTTCTGGAATTTGAACATCTTTGACCGGGGCTGTatagagagctcctggatttcatctataaagtcttaatttgtgttcagaaaCAACTAGATGTGTATTATTCActctaattaaatttaattggtaaaaaaaagtatgaaattaaaaaaaacacacttaaatttgtaaaaatgcttCAGTAAAGTTTCGTTAGAAATAGCATTGACAAGCAACCCAACAATTTCCCAAGTTCATTTTTTCATACAGTACTTCATTTTCAGGCTCTCTGCAGAGACCTCCATCAGAAGATTGATGTTGTAGATGAAGAGAGGTATGACATCTCAGCCAAGGTGTCTAAAAATGAAAAAGAGGTACAGTATACTGCACCCTCAGCGGAGTCACCTTGCTACATGTTGGACTTTATGTTAATCCTATAAATGCATATGTCTCTGTCAGATTACTGATTTGAACATCAAGATTACCGAACTCAGAGGTAAAATGAAGAGACCAGCGCTGAAGCGAGTGAAGATCTCTGCTGATGCTATGCTGGGTGCTCTTTTGGGCTCCAAGGTCAAAGAGTCTGTGGATTTCAAAGCCAACCTTAAGACAGTCAAGAAAGAAGAGGAGAAGGTAAGTTTTGTAATGTGCATTGAAATGTGTTCGTACAAAATATGCATTTTGGTGCTATTTTAACACACCTACTGTTACACGTACTCCTCCTATAGAAAGAAGAGGTGACCGATTGGCGTAAGAATGTGGAGGCCATGTCTGGAATGGAGGGCAGGAAGAAACTGTTTGATGCTGGACAATAAAAGGTAATATAAACAGGGAAACTTTTCAACTAATTTTTAAAAAGGGCTATGTGttcactataaaataaaaatttaaaaggcTATTTTTGTTAATAGCAACATCTGTAGTCAATAAGTGAACTGCAGAAACACAATGTCACCAACAAAAAGTAATGCAAAGTCcgtttgtaataatatttcaagtTGTTCAGAACAAATGTGCATATGCAGTGCTAAACAGTGGTGTGTATTGatgaattattgttttaatttacacactaatttatgaatgaatcaaatgAGTTCATGATTTAATAGTCCATTTATAAAGTTACTTGCTTTGCTTCTCAATAAATCAGCAGTTTGAATGAATCAACTGAATGAATAATTCAGTGTCAATGATCACATTATAGAGgatcattttatttcaataatatcacaatttttattttcaaaaatttaaAAGTACAACATTAATTTGCATGTTATGCATATTAAATATACTTCAATGAATTATTTTGTTTGGCATCACAACAGTGTATAAATGAATTTGATTGTTAATACTGATTTCATTCTTCTGATATAGTCTTTTTACTCCTATttaattttgaaaacaatataatgcatctaaatgtaataatttgacaaacaaaaaaaaaaaaatactattactaTAGTACCTGAAAAGAAATACAAGCTTAAATCCATGattttaaatcatatatttttaaaatatttataaaaagcagTAACTGTGTTAGATACAGATGAAATACGAGAtgaaaaacacacattaaacTAACGTCTCTTTCCATGATGTATGTCCTTTCGGGGTTATAGCAAAATCTTTTAAGATGTAATAACAAGTTCCATAGcattaaatataatgtttatttcCTTCTGTTTGTGAGTTATGTATGAACTgtacatgaataataaaaaattaaataaatattatataaatgataCAAAAATATTAGTTTGtgtattaatgcaaaaaaaactgtttatttaggGAAAAACTGCTTTTTAGATGAATATCTAAATATGTGTTGCACACTTCCATCAGAATAAGcgagcaaacaaaataaaatgacagaattgAGAAAGCAGCCATTAAAAAAGCATCTCACAGCAATCAATATGCAAATGTTTGCACAAGCTCTGCATCATAACGaaagctaaaataaatgaaatgaacattATGATAATctgattattaaatatgtttgagATCATAATTAGATCTTCCTATAAACCAATAACAaagtgattaataaaaaaaataaaattttataaaaattctAACATGTAGCCCCTTTAGTTATCTTTTGGTTAAGAACGTTGTATCTGGAATATTTTGACCTGAACgcactaaattttatttgttttcttacaGGATCTGACATAAGAAGATCTGACAGCagaaaaaatgtctttaaaataatgtataaatcaTTGCAAGTTCATAAAATGCATAATGACAAATATTCCAACAAGAGCTTAAGATCTTGTTTACTTTCGATTTGAGAGGTTTAAAAGCTATTTAGAAAGAGAATAAATCCTTGATGTGCTGCTAAATGATTCATGTGATCTTTTTTCtgtcttaaaaataaatacagatcaaaaaagactaaacattttgtttatttcttttaaaaactgcCTGCAATAAGAACCTGCTATTAAAGACTTCAAAGATGAAGCAGTTCAAAAGACTTGTGGAGATGTTTAGCTATAACAGTTCTAAATGTAGCAAGAGCTGTAGGTCCTGACCTTGCCATGAGCATTTGTTTATTTGACCTCACCCATAACAGACATAACATATCTGACATTAATCAactgtatttgtaaatatttggaaGTGAAAAAATTGCTCTAGTTTTTTCAAAATAATGcatcaaagtaaaatgaatgaaatcagCAGCTTGAATAAAGGCCTGCTCATGCCAAGGACAATAACCATAAAAATAAGCACAACATTGTCAGTTTATTATAAGAGCACACTGGTGTTTTGTCACCTTCTCCAAGTGCAAGCAGGTGGCCATGTTGGTTATATTGATGGAAGCTACATCCAgtcaggtgctgtgtaatatgATTGCACCCGCTGCAGCTATGCCACGGCAGCAAAATTCATTGATTATTATGCTGGAAAAATAACAGATTTTCTGTCTGTCTAAGTAcacaactacagaagagtcaagctttaaagagTCAAACCAAATTTTTTTTCCAGCTGATACACAATAAATCAGAATCCATCATATTTTAAAGAGCTTCAGCATGCTTCATTtgctatatacactgtaaaaaaaaaaagaagctgggtttcacataattccttcatgtcatcccaacacaaatcaattaagttaacttaatcatttttactgttATAAATAGAAAGGgtattacatataatataatactattaCATTTCTTAAGGGAGATGCTAGTAATCTAATGCcattaaatgatttatgctaaactaaaAGTGACCCATTCAGACTCGGCGATGAGATGGATGGATTCAAACCCAGTAAAACTTATCTGTTTAACAGTTGTAAACTGAGCCtattaataaagaacaaaaagtaGAGTGTTCTTTTAAACATTTAAGCTTGTCAAAGCAGAATGGATTTTGATCAGCTGAttaaatttatattgtttatcagctggaaaaaaaattgaaagtgaaaatgatgtTAGTGTTATATAGTTGTAGTCTCAGCTATTGTTTGTTGGAGACATCTCACCTGTCCTGGAAGCTTCAGGAAAACTCCAGTATATATTCATAGTGGATCCCCGATGCCTGCAAATTAGATACAAAATCCCAGAAATCATGGAGAGAAGAGGGAGTGAGCGAAAGCAAGAGAGTACACTGCAAAAActgtttctgtcttgtttctatagttcaaatatcaaaaaataaataaataaaaatcttaatcgataagcattttctagacaggtaaaaaaaattgtcttgttttcagaaataatgtgtgGAAATTAAGTGGGTTTTCcattaaaaagctaaataatctgccaattgggtatgacaaaataatcttatttcaaagtcaAAAAAGGATTATTTTTCTCATCCCAAAAGCATTTTCTGCAATGTATCTCATTTAGTGATATAGTAAgccttaaattataaaaaaaaaatagcacagTAAAACACTTGTAGTGTAAATTACAGTGGTCATCGGAGCTGCCGTAAGGCTTTCTGGGTCTATGAATGAATATCGCTTGTCAGGATTCATGAATATGGGCTCAAATCATTTTATTCCACCACACTTTATTAGATAAAGATGTGCTGGTATCAATAGTTGGTTTTGAGTACCATTTGTTGTCTTGCATTTATTGAAGACAATAGAAAACATTTGTGTAGTCAGATGATATTACAGCTTAAGTATTAGAAAATGAAATTTTGCatttgggcggcacggtggctcagtgattagccctgtcgcctcacagcaagaaggtcgctggtttgagtcccggctaggccaattggcatttctgtggggagtttgcatgttctccctctcttcgtgtggatttcctccttGTGCTGCGGTtctcccaacagtccaaagacatgcgctataggtgaattgtataatctaaattggccatactgtatgagtgcatgtgagaatgtatggatgttttcaagtactgtgttgtggctggaagggcatgctgcaatagttggtggtttattccgctatggtgacccatAATTAAAAagagacaaagccgaaggaatattaattaaaagttgtattttaattgtatttcaaAATGTTGTATACGGGAGAATATTAGGTTACCTCCTGGAAACGAGAGATGTGTGTTATTATTTAGTGCTGTCCAACGATTAACTGCATTCAAAAGAAAGTTTGTATTAACTAAAAATAAGTGTATGTAGTGTGTAAACTAATTTAGAACTATTTCTATTTCTAATTTAGAACTATTAACAGACCTTAGTGATAATTTTATTTAGGTTTCATCTGGCATATATGTGTAAAGGTAAGAGACTCCTATTTTTTTTCTAGCTAATACAATAAATCAGAATCCATCCTATTTTAAAGAGCTTCAGCATGACTGATTTGctatatacaatgtaaaaaaaatgctgggttccacataattccttcatgtcattccaacacaaatccattaagttaacttaattatttttacaaatttaagttgatcaaacataaaacaaaagttctcccaaaaaaaacttaagaactgTGTTTTttccaactcattttaaataagtaatttgaacaagcataaaaagtaattttttgagtgtaattatTGTTCTTCATGTGAATGGGACATACTGTAAATCAACTGACCAGACTGCAGTGACAGGCAATGTGACATCTACTAATATATAGTACTGTACTCGAATAAATcgaattaatcaaataaaacttaaaaatttgAGTACATTGCCTTTAACTGAGACATGACTgaagcaagaaaaaaaatcttgctaTCTTTAACAAATATTTCTGTGCATGTGATTTTGTATACATAAGTTAAAAAAAGTTTccaaaaaattgtgaaaatggtGTTATGTAAATATGTTTATTGATGTTTTAAAGCGACAGCTATATTTCTTGatagaaaatacattaaaagtTTCAGTTAaccagttaaagttattattatttcaagCAACGAAACGCCTTTAAATCTCTTTAGCATTAGTTTTAGTTAACTACAGTAAGCCTGTTCATATTGGCTGTTGCAGTTTTCATATGAACACTATACCATTTAAAGACAAGAACTTTGGCGTTTGGCATCCCATCATCTGGCCTAAAAATATATCCAGGACAAACGGCAGGTGGTAATTCATTACATGTCTCGGAGCGTCACCTCAGAGAGAATGAGGTGTGACTAAAGCAGCTCACATTACAATTAGACAGTGTTTCCACCTCACTGTCCTCCAAACACAAGAAAAGATTTATACCCTGTTGCCTTCTGCCAGAAAATTGCTTGCTTAATGTGCATGGAAATTATCACGTTCATGAGAGGACTATCATGACATAACATTACATTGCAATTAACTGGTATAAACTTAGATTGCAGGAACTGTttgctattgtgtgtgtgtatttgtctatCCTTCCACTCATTTATATATAGTTCTACATcttattcttttattttgatgAACAATGTTTCTAAAATTTGAACATGAACtagaaaaactaaattggctgtagtgtatgagtgtgtgtgtgtgtgtgtgtgtgtgtgtgtgtgtgtgtgtgtgtgtgtgtgtgtgcgtgtgtgtgtgtgaatgagagtgtgtaagggtgtttcccagtactggcttgcggttggaagggcatccgctgcgtaaaacatatgccggaatagttggcggttcattctactgggGTGACCTCTGTTAAtcaggcactaagccaaaggaaaataaatgaatgaatattccgaTATGCATCTATAGTTATTCTTGTTATTAGCGACACCAGTGGCTGTTAAATGAACTGCGACCAGCACAAGGGTTTGTTCAACAAACTTGAAAAGCCTGTTATTACCCCCACATCATTTCAGCCCAATCCAATcaacatattttagatgaaattgaGAGTTCCCTCATCCATATAGAACAATGTTCCTGAGACGTTCAAAATTCtgaaaatcaaagaaaaaaagagTCTAAACAGTCCATATTTCAGGCCCGTGCACAGACCCTTAAAGGGGAAGGTGTTCAATACGATCGCAAAATGAAGAGTGATTGAGCTAGAGGGGCACAacggcaaaggggcagtggcactagccaccgggccactcccctgtgcacggccctgccaTATTTAGACATGTTTAGATCATGCAAAACTACAAAACTGGCGAAACAAATAGTTGTACAACTATTAAATACTAGTAAATACAACAGTGTGAATTAGTGTTTTCTCCCCCATcgttacacttaaaaaaataattcacgaTTGGACTTTATCATTAACTGTTTGTAACCGTctgatttcatttaatttgtcagttttttttaaatgtacagttgaagtcagatttattagcccctctttgatttttgatttttttttatatttcccaaatgatgtttaacagagcaaggaaattttcacagtatgtctgataatattttttcttctggagacagtctttgttttattttttttattctgacgcattcgtgtacgtatgaatggaagtctatgggaggaaaagcccagtgtgactgcagctttaagctgcggtcacacttgacttttcttcctatagacttccattcatacgcacgcgaatgcgtcagaccggaaatgcaaggtcatgcatcaagtttcgcatgttgctgcggtgcaaagttcaagcttggtgaactctgacctgcgaaatcgcatcacttgactgcgtgagaccaatcgaggatcaaaacatgacctctccggacagaaatttaaaacatggagcaatcgctcgttttttttttatgtctaatcatcttgcttaatcccgccccttttcgacagaatttcgcacacacaaagcccagtgtgaccgtagcttcactcTTCTCTGTTTCTGattattaacagcaggtgtttaTCATCAGGTGCTCAATCATCACCTAATTACCCCTTCATCgtctcattaacttgagtaactttaactcaagTTAGAGAGCgaccaaatactatctaaacAGATTAAATTATACAGAAGACTTTGCTGTGTATTTAACTATAATATGAACTGTTTTAACTGTAGGACAGTAAtgtatgttattgtattttaaatttacattattgtaaatgcatttacagcaagataaatggtgctgtaaaggtaaatacagtatttttgcaagtaattgatttacagtaagttactggcgaactgctgtcagtaagttactgtacattctacaagaaattgttaacagtgtagtcTACAGAGTAaaactaataaatgtttaaacCAGAGAATTGTCAAGTATAGTCTCTTGCTTTTTTCATAACCGTGTGctgaatatacattttcaaatataaatgaaaaatattaggatattaaaattcatgtttattcatattaatgtatatatgtataagaatgtatatatttaaatgttatctgTCATCTAATTTCATATTTCTATCACGAGCACTGCTAGTGCATTAAAAGTAAGGGCTGACATtccatgatattggaaaaatctgaacaaaaaaagttttgtttttctgctacacatattgcgatatgaataaagtttcaccagatgacttgaacagctttatttggaaagaatggttcattttagattgattgggaggaTTTCGTAGGGCAGTGCATTTAGATACAATATAACAAACATATTGTAGcaaatataaaaagaataaagcaaaataacaatgaaatggtggagagtattcaggtacagacatttaataatcaaatgtaaataaataacactataGTCTTCATTGCACAAAaggtaaacaattaatctttgttaagcTACAAACGCTGTCATTTCTTATACACAAATAATTTGAATAAGCATGAAATCATATAGTCACAGGCCtttaaaacacaagcaaataaaaAGCTTTCACTCTATTGAGGTTAAAGTTCGCAATGACTCCACAATGTGGTTCCAGGTCAACTATAACTCCAACTCGACATTGCAGATTCTGTGATGTGTCTATTGGAGATGCACACATTGGCATATGCTgaatcaatatattgtgcagctctaactaAAAGTACATTACAATTTGTTACATTTACTCCATGGTATCGGTCACCGGTACGGCATGGTTTTGGCCACCAAAATCAAGCATTCAAATCGCTCCACACTGCATATCGCCATGTCTGTTGTCTAAACGAACGTTCTACTATGCTAGTTTACTGTGTGAACAGTAAATGTCAGTAGAGCGGCACAGACAGGCGTCTATTTTAGTAAGACATTCCCCTGAGAGCTGATACTATAAATCTAAAGATTTTCATCTTACACTGGTCAGCCAGTAACTCTCACTCCTGTCTTTGCTTCTTCTAGCAGGtatgtcatttaattttttatgtttttgcacatttttaatgGCAAATCAGTCATTACAAGGGTTTATATTTAGATAAACCTGATGTGGTGGTAGATATTAAAGGATGTAAAGGTTATTTGTTTAGATTTGGTAGAAAATTGGGCACATTTGCATTGTTATCTcttcaaatgtttctcaaattaGCAACAATCCCTTAAGATTTTCACCTATGCTAAAACTGAGGAACGCTATGCACAGAGCCCTTACCGCTGTGTAGAGGACTAACAGGTCAAACAGATGGATTAAAGGATCTGATTACCACTGTCattaagggattacttttcatttatgCAAGATCTTTTAAATATTGCATAATGCTGAATTAAATATGAAGTTTACTATAAGAATGATGCTGTGTGTTTTGTGCTATTAAATGATTTTGTGGAATAATAAGATGTTTACGTTGActgttgttttgattaaatgtgtatttttgctTAACTAATGCATATGAAAAGTGACACTTGCAGATTGACAGAATATGACAACATTAACCTTTACATGACTTTACATTCTCTTTCTCATGCCTATACTATTCCAACATATGattagttttgttattattaagcaATTAATAAAAACTTTAAGTTTTCAGTCTAACTTTatctaaattaaattttaaacattatataaatataaaagctaTTTACATACAAACAAGAAATACTGCTTTTATAATTAACACTGACTTCTAACTCAATCTTTATCTTAGTTTAAAACCTTGTTTTactaaaatggtaaaaataaaatcagaaatgactgaaacaattaaatacattttcattcattaaacaaacaaaaacaaattattgattcatatttttaactattaaatattaagtttaatatttatgttatatcAATCAATGAATAAAAAGACTTAAGTTTTAATTGAATAACTACTAAAAGTATTAGAATAaacttaaactaaaaataaacatgatcTAAATAATACTAAACAggaactcaattcaattcaaaactGTACTGACAAAAGTCATTAGTAGTTTTAAATAGCACAACagatactacactgtaaaaaaaattaatgacaaacagtcaagacaacaa
This window contains:
- the tnni4b.2 gene encoding troponin I4b, tandem duplicate 2 — protein: MLVTEKEDKQTERENTLAERVPPLQLSGLSVQDLQALCRDLHQKIDVVDEERYDISAKVSKNEKEITDLNIKITELRGKMKRPALKRVKISADAMLGALLGSKVKESVDFKANLKTVKKEEEKKEEVTDWRKNVEAMSGMEGRKKLFDAGQ